Sequence from the Streptomyces spinoverrucosus genome:
GGCGCGGCTGCTGCTGGGCCCCTGGGGACACGGTCTCGTCGCCGAGCCGCACCCCGACGCCCGGCCCGCGCACCGGGTGAGCCTCGGCGACCTCTACGTGCGCTGGGCCCGGCGCGCCCTCGCCGGGGATCTCGGCCGCGGGCGCCGTGGCGCGGTGGGGCTGGGCGGCAGCCCCCTGTGGGTGCCCGCCGGCACGGAGGGCGAGCCGCGCGCGCAGAACGTACGGTTGCTGCACGGCGCCTCCTTCACGGCCGATCCCGAACACCCCGTCTCGTCCGCGGACCTGGCCGTCCCCACGGAGGGTCCGCCCGACCGCTGTCTGCTGGTCACCCCGCCACTGCCGCGTCCGCTGGACGTGGTCGGGCCCGTGGAGGTGCGGCTACGAGCGACCGCCCACACTCCGTCCGCCGACTGGGCCGTCCGGCTCGTCGCCCTCACGCCGGAAGGGGTGGCCCAGCGGCTCGCCGTCGGCGTCGTCCGACGCGAGGAACCTCCAGGCACGAACGCCGAGTTCACGGTAGGGCTCGGCCGGATCGCGCGGCGACTGCCCGCGGGCACCCGATTCCGGCTGGAGATCGCCGGTCACCACTTCCCGGCCCACGCCCGCAACCCCCACACCGGTCACGACCCGGTCACGGCCACCCGGCTGATCCCCTCCCGGCGTGAGGTCGACGCCGGGAACGTGGTGCTCCGGCTGCCCGTGCTCATGTCCCGTCCCCTTCCCACCGATCCCGCAGAGGAGATCCTGCGATGACGGCGCTGCCGCTGGAAGCTCTCGTCGACCCCGTCTGCGGCATCGTCCGCTCCGTCGAGCCCGTCGAGCACCCCGTGGGCGCCCCGCCCCGCTACACCGCGCTCACCGCCGAGATCGCCGACGCCCGGCGGCTCGGTCTGTGGCCCGCCGACCGGGTGTCGCTCGGCACCACCTTCGGCGACCCAGAGGGTGCCCGAATAGCCGCCATAGCGGAGGGCATAGAGCGGTACTGCGGCAACCGCGTCCCGCCGCCCGGTCACCCTGACGCTCCCCTGCGTGCCACGGCCGCCGAGCTGGCAGAGAAGGGGCTGCGGCTGTACGGGCCGGACGAACTGCCGACCTACGCCGACTGGCAGTACGCCCGGGAGAAGTTCCCCTACCGCCCCCTTACCGCCGACACGCCGTCCCTGTGGACGCGCGGCACCGAACGGCTGCCCGAAGGGCGGACCGCCGAGGTCTGGGCCCCGGTCGCGCTGACCCACCTCAACTGGCGCCAGGGCGAGCTGCGTTCACTGCCGCGCACCCACCACCTCAACTACGCGGGGATCGCCACCGGGCAGGGATTCGACGACGCGGTCGAGCGCGGCCTGCTGGAGATCGTCGAACGCGACGCGCTCGAACTGTGGTGGCACCTCGACGGCCCCACCCGCGGCATCGACCCGACCAGCGTGCCCGGCCTCACCGACGACCTCGCCGGATCCGCGCTCGACGTCCATCTCGTCGAG
This genomic interval carries:
- a CDS encoding CocE/NonD family hydrolase, with protein sequence MTPFTVAVAALATDVHLPDGDGPFPAVLIRTPYDRRRHRAELRGWARRGFAAMAQDVRGRYASPGEWHAYENEAADGAETARWARGQSWNDGRLVAVGASYAAHCALALALDAPTDARPDAVIAAVPALGSAETAREPSGVERLLARAGWWAAHGDRPDSDESALDKALAADPGLLTHLPLTGLPERLGRSLPSWPGLWRHHERGRLLTEAEHAGMPLLAVGGHHDHFTEDTVALWRHWGGPSARLLLGPWGHGLVAEPHPDARPAHRVSLGDLYVRWARRALAGDLGRGRRGAVGLGGSPLWVPAGTEGEPRAQNVRLLHGASFTADPEHPVSSADLAVPTEGPPDRCLLVTPPLPRPLDVVGPVEVRLRATAHTPSADWAVRLVALTPEGVAQRLAVGVVRREEPPGTNAEFTVGLGRIARRLPAGTRFRLEIAGHHFPAHARNPHTGHDPVTATRLIPSRREVDAGNVVLRLPVLMSRPLPTDPAEEILR
- a CDS encoding YcaO-like family protein gives rise to the protein MTALPLEALVDPVCGIVRSVEPVEHPVGAPPRYTALTAEIADARRLGLWPADRVSLGTTFGDPEGARIAAIAEGIERYCGNRVPPPGHPDAPLRATAAELAEKGLRLYGPDELPTYADWQYAREKFPYRPLTADTPSLWTRGTERLPEGRTAEVWAPVALTHLNWRQGELRSLPRTHHLNYAGIATGQGFDDAVERGLLEIVERDALELWWHLDGPTRGIDPTSVPGLTDDLAGSALDVHLVEMPSEFAPCMAALVHDPRLGLYAAGFACKYDPAEAARKAVLEAVHTWVFTQGLTDPDGWVFQAVEAGLLARGLYLDHQGDGRYLDVCGEQFEHVRDLGAHVQVWLDERMAAEARRFTEPAHKTVPIDAVEPGSRDRLARALHEDGHRVMTFDLTTEDVAETSLRVARVLVSGLLPNAPAAFGYFGCPRLTDAAVARGWRATAPSGPEDFTLAPPPHM